From a region of the Carassius auratus strain Wakin chromosome 31, ASM336829v1, whole genome shotgun sequence genome:
- the LOC113050885 gene encoding lisH domain-containing protein FOPNL-like, translated as MATIRELKTALRETLEARGVLGQLKARIRAEVFRALDDESPTRVPPLSHENLLINELIREYLEFNKYRYTASVLTAEAGQPEVPLDREFVASELNVAEDSRAKAVPLLYGLLTHFLSSKGEHKGKLFLRGSAAVSSQEPHGHRNAES; from the exons ATGGCAACCATCAGAGAGTTGAAAACCG CTTTGCGAGAGACGCTGGAGGCCCGTGGGGTGCTCGGGCAGCTGAAGGCGAGGATCCGGGCGGAGGTGTTCCGCGCGCTGGACGATGAGAGTCCCACGAGAGTCCCTCCGCTGTCCCACGAGAACCTGCTGATCAATGAACTGATCCGAGAATACCTGGAGTTCAACAAGTATCGATACACTGCATCTGTGCTGACCGCAG AAGCAGGTCAGCCTGAAGTTCCCCTAGATCGGGAGTTCGTGGCCAGTGAGCTCAATGTCGCAGAAGATTCACGTGCCAAAGCAGT gcCATTGTTGTATGGACTGCTCACTCATTTCCTTAGCAGTAAAGGAGAGCACAAAGGAAAGCTCTTCCTAAGGGGCTCAGCGGCAGTGTCTTCACAAGAACCACATGGCCATCGTAATGCAGAGTCATAA